One genomic segment of Suncus etruscus isolate mSunEtr1 chromosome 15, mSunEtr1.pri.cur, whole genome shotgun sequence includes these proteins:
- the UPF1 gene encoding regulator of nonsense transcripts 1 isoform X1 encodes MSVEAYGPSSQTLTFLDTEEAELLGADTQGSEFEFTDFTLPSQTQTPPGGPGAGGAGAAGAAGQLDAQVGGPEGILQNGAVDENVAKTSQLLAELNFEEDEEDAYYTKDLPLHACSYCGIHDPACVVYCNTSKKWFCNGRGNTSGSHIVNHLVRAKCKEVTLHKDGPLGETVLECYNCGCRNVFLLGFIPAKADSVVVLLCRQPCASQSSLKDINWDSSQWQPLIQDRCFLSWLVKIPSEQEQLRARQITAQQINKLEELWKENPCATLEDLEKPGVDEEPQHVLLRYEDAYQYQNIFGPLVKLEADYDKKLKESQTQDNITVRWDLGLNKKRIAYFTLPKTDSGNEDLVIIWLRDMRLMQGDEICLRYKGDLAPLWKGIGHVIKVPDSQDLTRAADYGDEIAIELRSSVGAPVEVTHNFQVDFVWKSTSFDRMQSALKTFAVDETSVSGYIYHKLLGHEVEDVIVKCQLPKRFTAQGLPDLNHSQVYAVKTVLQRPLSLIQGPPGTGKTVTSATIVYHLARQGNGPVLVCAPSNIAVDQLTEKIHQTGLKVVRLCAKSREAIDSPVSFLALHNQIRNMDSMPELQKLQQLKDETGELSSADEKRYRALKRTAERELLMNADVICCTCVGAGDPRLAKMQFRSILIDESTQATEPECMVPVVLGAKQLILVGDHCQLGPVVMCKKAAKAGLSQSLFERLVVLGIRPIRLQVQYRMHPALSAFPSNIFYEGSLQNGVTAADRVKKGFDFQWPQPDKPMFFYVTQGQEEIASSGTSYLNRTEAANVEKITTKLLKAGAKPDQIGIITPYEGQRSYLVQYMQFSGSLHTKLYQEVEIASVDAFQGREKDFIILSCVRANEHQGIGFLNDPRRLNVALTRARYGVIIVGNPKALSKQPLWNHLLNYYKEQKVLVEGPLNNLRESLMQFSKPRKLVNTINPGARFMTTAMYDAREAIIPGSVYDRSSQGRPSNMYFQTHDQIGMISAGPSHVAAMNIPIPFNLVMPPLPPPGYFGQANGPAAGRGAPKGKTGRGGRQKHRFGLPGPSPATLPSSQASQDAASQAFSQGALTQAYMAMSQPSQMSQPGLSQPELSQDSYLGDEFKSQIDVALSQDSTYQGERAYQHGGVTGLSQY; translated from the exons GGAGGCCCTGAGGGCATCCTGCAGAATGGGGCGGTGGACGAGAACGTGGCCAAGACCAGCCAGCTGCTGGCCGAGCTCAACTTCGAGGAGGACGAAGAGGACGCCTACTATACCAAGGACCTGCCTTTGCATGCCTGCAG CTACTGCGGCATCCATGACCCAGCGTGCGTGGTTTACTGCAACACCAGCAAGAAGTGGTTCTGCAACGGCCGTGGAAACACATCCGGCAG CCACATCGTGAACCACCTGGTGCGGGCCAAGTGCAAGGAGGTGACGCTGCACAAGGACGGGCCTTTGGGTGAGACGGTGCTCGAGTGCTACAACTGTGGTTGTCGCAACGTCTTCCTGCTGGGCTTCATCCCCGCCAAGGCCGACTCGGTGGTGGTGCTGCTGTGCCGTCAGCCCTGCGCCAGCCAGAGCAGCCTCAAGGACATCAACTGGGACAGCTCGCAATGGCAGCCGCTCATCCAGGACCGCTGCTTCCTGTCATGGCTCGTCAAGATCCCATCGGAGCAGGAGCAGCTGCGCGCACGCCAGATCACGGCGCAGCAGATCAACAAGCTGGAGGAGCTGTGGAAG GAGAACCCTTGCGCCACCCTAGAGGACTTGGAGAAGCCGGGCGTGGACGAGGAGCCACAGCACGTGCTCCTGCGCTACGAGGACGCCTACCAGTACCAGAACATCTTCGGGCCCCTCGTCAAGCTCGAGGCCGACTACGACAAGAAGCTCAAGGAGTCCCAG ACTCAAGATAACATCACAGTCAGGTGGGACCTGGGCCTTAACAAGAAGAGAATCGCCTACTTCACTTTGCCCAAGACTGACTCTGGTAATGAGGATTTAGTCATAATTTGGTTACGAG ACATGCGGCTCATGCAGGGTGACGAGATCTGCCTGCGCTACAAGGGTGACCTGGCGCCCCTGTGGAAGGGCATCGGCCATGTCATCAAGGTCCCGGACA GCCAGGACTTGACTCGGGCCGCAGACTATGGTGACGAGATTGCCATCGAGCTGCGAAGCAGCGTGGGTGCGCCCGTGGAGGTGACGCACAACTTCCAGGTGGACTTCGTGTGGAAGTCCACGTCCTTCGACCGCATGCAGAGTGCGCTCAAGACCTTCGCCGTGGACGAGACGTCCGTGTCGGGCTACATCTACCACAAGTTGCTGGGCCATGAGGTGGAGGACGTGATCGTTAAGTGCCAGCTGCCCAAGCGCTTCACGGCCCAGGGGCTGCCCGACCTTAACCACTCGCAGGTCTACGCGGTGAAGACGGTGCTGCAGCGGCCGCTGAGCCTCATCCAGGGCCCGCCCGGCACGGGCAAGACCGTCACCTCGGCCACCATCGTGTACCACCTGGCCCGGCAGGGCAACGG GCCTGTGCTCGTGTGCGCGCCCAGCAACATCGCGGTGGACCAGCTGACGGAGAAGATCCACCAGACGGGGCTGAAGGTGGTGCGGCTTTGCGCCAAGAGCCGCGAGGCCATTGACTCGCCCGTGTCCTTCCTGGCGCTGCACAACCAGATCCGCAACATGGACAG TATGCCGGAGCTGCAGAAGCTGCAGCAGCTCAAGGATGAGACAGGCGAGCTGTCGTCAGCTGACGAGAAGCGGTACAGGGCCCTGAAGCGCACAGCTGAACGTGAGCTGCTCATG AATGCAGACGTCATCTGCTGCACATGCGTGGGTGCAGGCGACCCCCGGCTGGCCAAGATGCAGTTCCGCTCCATCCTCATCGATGAGAGCACGCAGGCCACCGAGCCCGAGTGTATGGTGCCTGTGGTCCTGGGCGCCAAGCAG CTCATCCTGGTGGGCGACCACTGCCAGCTGGGCCCAGTGGTGATGTGCAAGAAGGCGGCCAAGGCGGGGCTGTCGCAGTCCCTGTTCGAACGCCTGGTGGTGCTGGGCATTCGGCCCATCCGGCTGCAGGTGCAGTACCGCATGCACCCGGCCCTCAGCGCCTTCCCCTCCAACATCTTCTACGAGGGCTCCCTGCAGAACGGCGTCACGGCCG ctgaccgcgTCAAGAAGGGCTTCGACTTCCAGTGGCCACAGCCCGACAAGCCCATGTTCTTCTATGTGACCCAGGGCCAGGAGGAGATCGCCAGCTCAGGCACCTCCTACCTCAACCG GACAGAGGCGGCCAACGTGGAGAAGATCACCACAAAGCTGCTCAAGGCGGGCGCCAAGCCGGACCAGATTGGCATCATCACGCCCTACGAGGGCCAGCGCTCCTACCTGGTGCAGTACATGCAGTTCAGCGGCTCCCTGCACACCAAGCTCTACCAG GAGGTGGAGATTGCCAGCGTGGACGCATTCCAGGGCCGGGAGAAGGATTTCATCATCCTGTCGTGTGTCCGCGCCAACGAGCACCAGGGCATCGGCTTCCTCAATGACCCGCGGCGCCTCAACGTGGCACTGACCCGTGCTCG GTATGGGGTGATCATCGTGGGCAACCCCAAGGCCCTGTCAAAGCAGCCGCTGTGGAACCACCTGCTGAACTACTACAAGGAGCAGAAGGTGCTGGTCGAGGGGCCCCTCAACAACCTGCGCGAGAGCCTCATGCAGTTCAGCAAACCTCGCAAGCTGGTCAACACCATCAACCCGGGTGCCCGCTTCATGACCACAGCCATGTACGATGCCCGCGAGGCCATCATCCCGGGCTCCGTGTATGATCGCAGCAGCCAGG GCCGGCCTTCCAACATGTACTTCCAGACGCACGACCAGATTGGCATGATCAGCGCTGGCCCCAGTCACGTGGCAGCCATGAACATCCCGATCCCCTTCAACCTGGTCATGCCACCCCTGCCACCACCCGGCTACTTTGGCCAGGCCAACGGGCCCGCTGCAG GCCGGGGAGCCCCCAAAGGCAAGACGGGCCGCGGGGGCCGCCAGAAACACCGCTTTGGCCTCCCGGGGCCCAGCCCCGCCACGCTGCCCAGCAGCCAGGCCAGCCAGGATGCAGCATCGCAGGCCTTCTCGCAGGGCGCGCTGACGCAGGCCTACATGGCCATGAGCCAGCCGTCGCAGATGAGCCAGCCCGGCCTGTCGCAGCCCGAACTGTCCCAGGACAGCTACCTCGGTGACGAGTTCAAGTCCCAGATCGACGTGGCGCTGTCGCAGGACTCCACGTACCAGGGCGAGCGGGCCTACCAGCATGGGGGCGTCACGGGGCTGTCCCAGTACTAG
- the UPF1 gene encoding regulator of nonsense transcripts 1 isoform X2 yields MSVEAYGPSSQTLTFLDTEEAELLGADTQGSEFEFTDFTLPSQTQTPPGGPGAGGAGAAGAAGQLDAQVGGPEGILQNGAVDENVAKTSQLLAELNFEEDEEDAYYTKDLPLHACSYCGIHDPACVVYCNTSKKWFCNGRGNTSGSHIVNHLVRAKCKEVTLHKDGPLGETVLECYNCGCRNVFLLGFIPAKADSVVVLLCRQPCASQSSLKDINWDSSQWQPLIQDRCFLSWLVKIPSEQEQLRARQITAQQINKLEELWKENPCATLEDLEKPGVDEEPQHVLLRYEDAYQYQNIFGPLVKLEADYDKKLKESQTQDNITVRWDLGLNKKRIAYFTLPKTDSGNEDLVIIWLRDMRLMQGDEICLRYKGDLAPLWKGIGHVIKVPDNYGDEIAIELRSSVGAPVEVTHNFQVDFVWKSTSFDRMQSALKTFAVDETSVSGYIYHKLLGHEVEDVIVKCQLPKRFTAQGLPDLNHSQVYAVKTVLQRPLSLIQGPPGTGKTVTSATIVYHLARQGNGPVLVCAPSNIAVDQLTEKIHQTGLKVVRLCAKSREAIDSPVSFLALHNQIRNMDSMPELQKLQQLKDETGELSSADEKRYRALKRTAERELLMNADVICCTCVGAGDPRLAKMQFRSILIDESTQATEPECMVPVVLGAKQLILVGDHCQLGPVVMCKKAAKAGLSQSLFERLVVLGIRPIRLQVQYRMHPALSAFPSNIFYEGSLQNGVTAADRVKKGFDFQWPQPDKPMFFYVTQGQEEIASSGTSYLNRTEAANVEKITTKLLKAGAKPDQIGIITPYEGQRSYLVQYMQFSGSLHTKLYQEVEIASVDAFQGREKDFIILSCVRANEHQGIGFLNDPRRLNVALTRARYGVIIVGNPKALSKQPLWNHLLNYYKEQKVLVEGPLNNLRESLMQFSKPRKLVNTINPGARFMTTAMYDAREAIIPGSVYDRSSQGRPSNMYFQTHDQIGMISAGPSHVAAMNIPIPFNLVMPPLPPPGYFGQANGPAAGRGAPKGKTGRGGRQKHRFGLPGPSPATLPSSQASQDAASQAFSQGALTQAYMAMSQPSQMSQPGLSQPELSQDSYLGDEFKSQIDVALSQDSTYQGERAYQHGGVTGLSQY; encoded by the exons GGAGGCCCTGAGGGCATCCTGCAGAATGGGGCGGTGGACGAGAACGTGGCCAAGACCAGCCAGCTGCTGGCCGAGCTCAACTTCGAGGAGGACGAAGAGGACGCCTACTATACCAAGGACCTGCCTTTGCATGCCTGCAG CTACTGCGGCATCCATGACCCAGCGTGCGTGGTTTACTGCAACACCAGCAAGAAGTGGTTCTGCAACGGCCGTGGAAACACATCCGGCAG CCACATCGTGAACCACCTGGTGCGGGCCAAGTGCAAGGAGGTGACGCTGCACAAGGACGGGCCTTTGGGTGAGACGGTGCTCGAGTGCTACAACTGTGGTTGTCGCAACGTCTTCCTGCTGGGCTTCATCCCCGCCAAGGCCGACTCGGTGGTGGTGCTGCTGTGCCGTCAGCCCTGCGCCAGCCAGAGCAGCCTCAAGGACATCAACTGGGACAGCTCGCAATGGCAGCCGCTCATCCAGGACCGCTGCTTCCTGTCATGGCTCGTCAAGATCCCATCGGAGCAGGAGCAGCTGCGCGCACGCCAGATCACGGCGCAGCAGATCAACAAGCTGGAGGAGCTGTGGAAG GAGAACCCTTGCGCCACCCTAGAGGACTTGGAGAAGCCGGGCGTGGACGAGGAGCCACAGCACGTGCTCCTGCGCTACGAGGACGCCTACCAGTACCAGAACATCTTCGGGCCCCTCGTCAAGCTCGAGGCCGACTACGACAAGAAGCTCAAGGAGTCCCAG ACTCAAGATAACATCACAGTCAGGTGGGACCTGGGCCTTAACAAGAAGAGAATCGCCTACTTCACTTTGCCCAAGACTGACTCTGGTAATGAGGATTTAGTCATAATTTGGTTACGAG ACATGCGGCTCATGCAGGGTGACGAGATCTGCCTGCGCTACAAGGGTGACCTGGCGCCCCTGTGGAAGGGCATCGGCCATGTCATCAAGGTCCCGGACA ACTATGGTGACGAGATTGCCATCGAGCTGCGAAGCAGCGTGGGTGCGCCCGTGGAGGTGACGCACAACTTCCAGGTGGACTTCGTGTGGAAGTCCACGTCCTTCGACCGCATGCAGAGTGCGCTCAAGACCTTCGCCGTGGACGAGACGTCCGTGTCGGGCTACATCTACCACAAGTTGCTGGGCCATGAGGTGGAGGACGTGATCGTTAAGTGCCAGCTGCCCAAGCGCTTCACGGCCCAGGGGCTGCCCGACCTTAACCACTCGCAGGTCTACGCGGTGAAGACGGTGCTGCAGCGGCCGCTGAGCCTCATCCAGGGCCCGCCCGGCACGGGCAAGACCGTCACCTCGGCCACCATCGTGTACCACCTGGCCCGGCAGGGCAACGG GCCTGTGCTCGTGTGCGCGCCCAGCAACATCGCGGTGGACCAGCTGACGGAGAAGATCCACCAGACGGGGCTGAAGGTGGTGCGGCTTTGCGCCAAGAGCCGCGAGGCCATTGACTCGCCCGTGTCCTTCCTGGCGCTGCACAACCAGATCCGCAACATGGACAG TATGCCGGAGCTGCAGAAGCTGCAGCAGCTCAAGGATGAGACAGGCGAGCTGTCGTCAGCTGACGAGAAGCGGTACAGGGCCCTGAAGCGCACAGCTGAACGTGAGCTGCTCATG AATGCAGACGTCATCTGCTGCACATGCGTGGGTGCAGGCGACCCCCGGCTGGCCAAGATGCAGTTCCGCTCCATCCTCATCGATGAGAGCACGCAGGCCACCGAGCCCGAGTGTATGGTGCCTGTGGTCCTGGGCGCCAAGCAG CTCATCCTGGTGGGCGACCACTGCCAGCTGGGCCCAGTGGTGATGTGCAAGAAGGCGGCCAAGGCGGGGCTGTCGCAGTCCCTGTTCGAACGCCTGGTGGTGCTGGGCATTCGGCCCATCCGGCTGCAGGTGCAGTACCGCATGCACCCGGCCCTCAGCGCCTTCCCCTCCAACATCTTCTACGAGGGCTCCCTGCAGAACGGCGTCACGGCCG ctgaccgcgTCAAGAAGGGCTTCGACTTCCAGTGGCCACAGCCCGACAAGCCCATGTTCTTCTATGTGACCCAGGGCCAGGAGGAGATCGCCAGCTCAGGCACCTCCTACCTCAACCG GACAGAGGCGGCCAACGTGGAGAAGATCACCACAAAGCTGCTCAAGGCGGGCGCCAAGCCGGACCAGATTGGCATCATCACGCCCTACGAGGGCCAGCGCTCCTACCTGGTGCAGTACATGCAGTTCAGCGGCTCCCTGCACACCAAGCTCTACCAG GAGGTGGAGATTGCCAGCGTGGACGCATTCCAGGGCCGGGAGAAGGATTTCATCATCCTGTCGTGTGTCCGCGCCAACGAGCACCAGGGCATCGGCTTCCTCAATGACCCGCGGCGCCTCAACGTGGCACTGACCCGTGCTCG GTATGGGGTGATCATCGTGGGCAACCCCAAGGCCCTGTCAAAGCAGCCGCTGTGGAACCACCTGCTGAACTACTACAAGGAGCAGAAGGTGCTGGTCGAGGGGCCCCTCAACAACCTGCGCGAGAGCCTCATGCAGTTCAGCAAACCTCGCAAGCTGGTCAACACCATCAACCCGGGTGCCCGCTTCATGACCACAGCCATGTACGATGCCCGCGAGGCCATCATCCCGGGCTCCGTGTATGATCGCAGCAGCCAGG GCCGGCCTTCCAACATGTACTTCCAGACGCACGACCAGATTGGCATGATCAGCGCTGGCCCCAGTCACGTGGCAGCCATGAACATCCCGATCCCCTTCAACCTGGTCATGCCACCCCTGCCACCACCCGGCTACTTTGGCCAGGCCAACGGGCCCGCTGCAG GCCGGGGAGCCCCCAAAGGCAAGACGGGCCGCGGGGGCCGCCAGAAACACCGCTTTGGCCTCCCGGGGCCCAGCCCCGCCACGCTGCCCAGCAGCCAGGCCAGCCAGGATGCAGCATCGCAGGCCTTCTCGCAGGGCGCGCTGACGCAGGCCTACATGGCCATGAGCCAGCCGTCGCAGATGAGCCAGCCCGGCCTGTCGCAGCCCGAACTGTCCCAGGACAGCTACCTCGGTGACGAGTTCAAGTCCCAGATCGACGTGGCGCTGTCGCAGGACTCCACGTACCAGGGCGAGCGGGCCTACCAGCATGGGGGCGTCACGGGGCTGTCCCAGTACTAG
- the UPF1 gene encoding regulator of nonsense transcripts 1 isoform X3 has protein sequence MSVEAYGPSSQTLTFLDTEEAELLGADTQGSEFEFTDFTLPSQTQTPPGGPGAGGAGAAGAAGQLDAQVGGPEGILQNGAVDENVAKTSQLLAELNFEEDEEDAYYTKDLPLHACSYCGIHDPACVVYCNTSKKWFCNGRGNTSGSHIVNHLVRAKCKEVTLHKDGPLGETVLECYNCGCRNVFLLGFIPAKADSVVVLLCRQPCASQSSLKDINWDSSQWQPLIQDRCFLSWLVKIPSEQEQLRARQITAQQINKLEELWKENPCATLEDLEKPGVDEEPQHVLLRYEDAYQYQNIFGPLVKLEADYDKKLKESQTQDNITVRWDLGLNKKRIAYFTLPKTDSDMRLMQGDEICLRYKGDLAPLWKGIGHVIKVPDSQDLTRAADYGDEIAIELRSSVGAPVEVTHNFQVDFVWKSTSFDRMQSALKTFAVDETSVSGYIYHKLLGHEVEDVIVKCQLPKRFTAQGLPDLNHSQVYAVKTVLQRPLSLIQGPPGTGKTVTSATIVYHLARQGNGPVLVCAPSNIAVDQLTEKIHQTGLKVVRLCAKSREAIDSPVSFLALHNQIRNMDSMPELQKLQQLKDETGELSSADEKRYRALKRTAERELLMNADVICCTCVGAGDPRLAKMQFRSILIDESTQATEPECMVPVVLGAKQLILVGDHCQLGPVVMCKKAAKAGLSQSLFERLVVLGIRPIRLQVQYRMHPALSAFPSNIFYEGSLQNGVTAADRVKKGFDFQWPQPDKPMFFYVTQGQEEIASSGTSYLNRTEAANVEKITTKLLKAGAKPDQIGIITPYEGQRSYLVQYMQFSGSLHTKLYQEVEIASVDAFQGREKDFIILSCVRANEHQGIGFLNDPRRLNVALTRARYGVIIVGNPKALSKQPLWNHLLNYYKEQKVLVEGPLNNLRESLMQFSKPRKLVNTINPGARFMTTAMYDAREAIIPGSVYDRSSQGRPSNMYFQTHDQIGMISAGPSHVAAMNIPIPFNLVMPPLPPPGYFGQANGPAAGRGAPKGKTGRGGRQKHRFGLPGPSPATLPSSQASQDAASQAFSQGALTQAYMAMSQPSQMSQPGLSQPELSQDSYLGDEFKSQIDVALSQDSTYQGERAYQHGGVTGLSQY, from the exons GGAGGCCCTGAGGGCATCCTGCAGAATGGGGCGGTGGACGAGAACGTGGCCAAGACCAGCCAGCTGCTGGCCGAGCTCAACTTCGAGGAGGACGAAGAGGACGCCTACTATACCAAGGACCTGCCTTTGCATGCCTGCAG CTACTGCGGCATCCATGACCCAGCGTGCGTGGTTTACTGCAACACCAGCAAGAAGTGGTTCTGCAACGGCCGTGGAAACACATCCGGCAG CCACATCGTGAACCACCTGGTGCGGGCCAAGTGCAAGGAGGTGACGCTGCACAAGGACGGGCCTTTGGGTGAGACGGTGCTCGAGTGCTACAACTGTGGTTGTCGCAACGTCTTCCTGCTGGGCTTCATCCCCGCCAAGGCCGACTCGGTGGTGGTGCTGCTGTGCCGTCAGCCCTGCGCCAGCCAGAGCAGCCTCAAGGACATCAACTGGGACAGCTCGCAATGGCAGCCGCTCATCCAGGACCGCTGCTTCCTGTCATGGCTCGTCAAGATCCCATCGGAGCAGGAGCAGCTGCGCGCACGCCAGATCACGGCGCAGCAGATCAACAAGCTGGAGGAGCTGTGGAAG GAGAACCCTTGCGCCACCCTAGAGGACTTGGAGAAGCCGGGCGTGGACGAGGAGCCACAGCACGTGCTCCTGCGCTACGAGGACGCCTACCAGTACCAGAACATCTTCGGGCCCCTCGTCAAGCTCGAGGCCGACTACGACAAGAAGCTCAAGGAGTCCCAG ACTCAAGATAACATCACAGTCAGGTGGGACCTGGGCCTTAACAAGAAGAGAATCGCCTACTTCACTTTGCCCAAGACTGACTCTG ACATGCGGCTCATGCAGGGTGACGAGATCTGCCTGCGCTACAAGGGTGACCTGGCGCCCCTGTGGAAGGGCATCGGCCATGTCATCAAGGTCCCGGACA GCCAGGACTTGACTCGGGCCGCAGACTATGGTGACGAGATTGCCATCGAGCTGCGAAGCAGCGTGGGTGCGCCCGTGGAGGTGACGCACAACTTCCAGGTGGACTTCGTGTGGAAGTCCACGTCCTTCGACCGCATGCAGAGTGCGCTCAAGACCTTCGCCGTGGACGAGACGTCCGTGTCGGGCTACATCTACCACAAGTTGCTGGGCCATGAGGTGGAGGACGTGATCGTTAAGTGCCAGCTGCCCAAGCGCTTCACGGCCCAGGGGCTGCCCGACCTTAACCACTCGCAGGTCTACGCGGTGAAGACGGTGCTGCAGCGGCCGCTGAGCCTCATCCAGGGCCCGCCCGGCACGGGCAAGACCGTCACCTCGGCCACCATCGTGTACCACCTGGCCCGGCAGGGCAACGG GCCTGTGCTCGTGTGCGCGCCCAGCAACATCGCGGTGGACCAGCTGACGGAGAAGATCCACCAGACGGGGCTGAAGGTGGTGCGGCTTTGCGCCAAGAGCCGCGAGGCCATTGACTCGCCCGTGTCCTTCCTGGCGCTGCACAACCAGATCCGCAACATGGACAG TATGCCGGAGCTGCAGAAGCTGCAGCAGCTCAAGGATGAGACAGGCGAGCTGTCGTCAGCTGACGAGAAGCGGTACAGGGCCCTGAAGCGCACAGCTGAACGTGAGCTGCTCATG AATGCAGACGTCATCTGCTGCACATGCGTGGGTGCAGGCGACCCCCGGCTGGCCAAGATGCAGTTCCGCTCCATCCTCATCGATGAGAGCACGCAGGCCACCGAGCCCGAGTGTATGGTGCCTGTGGTCCTGGGCGCCAAGCAG CTCATCCTGGTGGGCGACCACTGCCAGCTGGGCCCAGTGGTGATGTGCAAGAAGGCGGCCAAGGCGGGGCTGTCGCAGTCCCTGTTCGAACGCCTGGTGGTGCTGGGCATTCGGCCCATCCGGCTGCAGGTGCAGTACCGCATGCACCCGGCCCTCAGCGCCTTCCCCTCCAACATCTTCTACGAGGGCTCCCTGCAGAACGGCGTCACGGCCG ctgaccgcgTCAAGAAGGGCTTCGACTTCCAGTGGCCACAGCCCGACAAGCCCATGTTCTTCTATGTGACCCAGGGCCAGGAGGAGATCGCCAGCTCAGGCACCTCCTACCTCAACCG GACAGAGGCGGCCAACGTGGAGAAGATCACCACAAAGCTGCTCAAGGCGGGCGCCAAGCCGGACCAGATTGGCATCATCACGCCCTACGAGGGCCAGCGCTCCTACCTGGTGCAGTACATGCAGTTCAGCGGCTCCCTGCACACCAAGCTCTACCAG GAGGTGGAGATTGCCAGCGTGGACGCATTCCAGGGCCGGGAGAAGGATTTCATCATCCTGTCGTGTGTCCGCGCCAACGAGCACCAGGGCATCGGCTTCCTCAATGACCCGCGGCGCCTCAACGTGGCACTGACCCGTGCTCG GTATGGGGTGATCATCGTGGGCAACCCCAAGGCCCTGTCAAAGCAGCCGCTGTGGAACCACCTGCTGAACTACTACAAGGAGCAGAAGGTGCTGGTCGAGGGGCCCCTCAACAACCTGCGCGAGAGCCTCATGCAGTTCAGCAAACCTCGCAAGCTGGTCAACACCATCAACCCGGGTGCCCGCTTCATGACCACAGCCATGTACGATGCCCGCGAGGCCATCATCCCGGGCTCCGTGTATGATCGCAGCAGCCAGG GCCGGCCTTCCAACATGTACTTCCAGACGCACGACCAGATTGGCATGATCAGCGCTGGCCCCAGTCACGTGGCAGCCATGAACATCCCGATCCCCTTCAACCTGGTCATGCCACCCCTGCCACCACCCGGCTACTTTGGCCAGGCCAACGGGCCCGCTGCAG GCCGGGGAGCCCCCAAAGGCAAGACGGGCCGCGGGGGCCGCCAGAAACACCGCTTTGGCCTCCCGGGGCCCAGCCCCGCCACGCTGCCCAGCAGCCAGGCCAGCCAGGATGCAGCATCGCAGGCCTTCTCGCAGGGCGCGCTGACGCAGGCCTACATGGCCATGAGCCAGCCGTCGCAGATGAGCCAGCCCGGCCTGTCGCAGCCCGAACTGTCCCAGGACAGCTACCTCGGTGACGAGTTCAAGTCCCAGATCGACGTGGCGCTGTCGCAGGACTCCACGTACCAGGGCGAGCGGGCCTACCAGCATGGGGGCGTCACGGGGCTGTCCCAGTACTAG